A region of Syntrophobacterales bacterium DNA encodes the following proteins:
- the folD gene encoding bifunctional methylenetetrahydrofolate dehydrogenase/methenyltetrahydrofolate cyclohydrolase FolD — MAAVILDGKALAQKLEVELAVRVRAIKDKSDGKPPILATILVGDDPASATYVRMKGNACRRVGMESVRIVLPQTAGTEELLGEIDKLNGNPDVHGILLQHPVPSQINERLCFDRIALEKDVDGVTALGFGRMAMNESAYGSATPAGIMRLLRHYSIPLQGRHVVVVGRSPILGKPVAMMFLNANATVTVCHSMTEQLPKVIGRADIVAGAVGKPEFIKGAWIKEGAVVIDAGYHPGNIGDVELSVAAGRCSAYTPVPGGVGPMTIATLIAQTVEAAEKGLRRNG; from the coding sequence ATGGCTGCTGTAATTCTCGATGGGAAAGCCTTGGCACAAAAGCTTGAAGTCGAGCTTGCCGTGCGCGTCCGGGCAATCAAGGATAAGTCCGACGGAAAGCCGCCGATCCTTGCGACCATTCTGGTGGGTGATGACCCCGCATCAGCGACCTATGTGCGTATGAAGGGGAATGCATGCAGACGTGTGGGAATGGAGTCGGTGAGAATTGTCCTGCCCCAGACGGCGGGCACCGAAGAGTTGCTTGGTGAGATAGACAAGTTGAACGGGAACCCGGACGTGCATGGTATCTTGCTGCAGCATCCGGTCCCTTCGCAGATTAACGAACGGCTCTGTTTTGACAGAATCGCCTTAGAAAAGGATGTGGACGGTGTAACGGCACTCGGTTTCGGCAGGATGGCAATGAATGAGTCTGCCTACGGCTCGGCGACCCCTGCCGGCATCATGCGGCTTCTTCGCCACTACAGCATACCTCTTCAAGGCAGGCATGTGGTAGTGGTTGGCCGGAGTCCCATTCTCGGCAAACCTGTCGCCATGATGTTTCTTAATGCCAATGCGACGGTCACGGTGTGCCACTCTATGACCGAACAACTCCCAAAAGTAATAGGACGGGCGGACATTGTGGCCGGAGCGGTGGGTAAGCCTGAATTTATCAAGGGTGCGTGGATAAAAGAAGGGGCGGTCGTCATCGACGCTGGCTATCACCCGGGGAATATCGGTGATGTGGAGCTTTCCGTTGCGGCCGGCAGGTGTTCGGCCTATACCCCGGTTCCGGGCGGAGTAGGCCCGATGACTATTGCCACGCTTATTGCTCAGACGGTAGAGGCTGCGGAGAAGGGTCTGCGGCGGAACGGATGA